The sequence TAAAGCTTGATACTCTATTTGCTTACCTGAGCGCATCAAGGTTCAACACTTGTGGGTTCCCCATCCAAGAAGCATAATCGGTATGGTCTTTTAAATCGTTTCCGGTAAGTGGATGAATTAGAATTGTTAAACCTCTTCTATTTAGAGCTAACCAAGATAGTAAAATTGCAGATTCATCAACATCAAAAGCAAGCTGGCAACTCCAAGAAGGATGAGGTCCCACTGGTTTACGATGTACGCGCCCTACTTTTACTGAAAATTGCTTTCCGGCTTCTTCACATAAAGCAATTGCTTGTTCGCAGCTAGAGTCATCGAAGTAAACATGAGCATGATAACCTTTAACCAAACTAATATCTTGAAATTCCATAAAGACTGAAAAGTTAGTTAATAATTTACTGCTTTACTTTAACGGATTTTATATTTATATCGAAGCGTAACACACCACCCACTTGCTTACGCGGTGCGTTAAAACGTTTCGTTTACAGGGCAGTCTACGAAGACATTAACGGATTTTATATTTAAATAAGTAAGCGGGCATAGTTACTCCTATCTCGCTGTAATATTGTCTATCTGTTTGCAGCTCTTTCCTCTCCGCTCTCTGTGGTTTTTTATCGGAAATCATTAAGCCGGGAAGAAAGCAAGTGTAAAAAGTATATTCAAGTACTTGTTTGCTTGATTAATTATATGTAATATCCATGAGAACATGCCGATTGCTAATTAACAATCTATTTTGATAATCGGTAGTTTTTACTATATTCCATTGGCATCATTTGATGACTGATTCTATATACTTACCAAGACCTCGCGCTGCTGCTGGCACTTATTTGAGAATTGTGTCTATCAATGATGTTTATAAGATTGAAAATTATCCTTTTGTCCAAACAATAATTCAATCACTTAAACAGACATCAGAAGATAGCATAGTAGTTTCTTGTCTGAATGGTGATTTTCTTTCTCCTTGCTTGCTAACGTCTTTAGATGGTGGAAAAGCAATGTTAGATGTACTCAAAGTTATGGACATTGATTATGTTTGCTTTGGTAACCACGAATTTGATGTAAATATAGATTTACTTCAAAAACGTTTAAAAAACTGCTCTACTAAATTTTTAAACGGTAATATTATCAATTTACCAATTGTTGATGCTTTTGGTAACCCTTTAGCTAAATATGACATTATAGAAGTCGGAGAGAATAAAGTCGCATTTGCCGGATTTTGCACCGATAATATTGATATTTTTAGACCTGGTACAAATTTACAGATTCAGCCTGTTTTTGATGCTTTAAAAGAAATTTGGCATGAATGTAAAAATCAAGCAGATATACTTATTCCCTTAACTCATCAAAATATAGTGGCAGACAGAACATTAATCGAGCAAATAGAACAATATGATGATTTAAAAGGTAAAATTCCGGTAATACTTGGCGGACACGAACACGAAGTTTATATCGAAGAAATTGCTGGAAGTCGCATTGTCAAGTCTGGACAAGATGCCAATAATATTATAGTTGTAGATATCTGGTGGTCTATTGATGGTAAGGTAAATAGCGCGAATTATCTATTACCAGCTAGTCACGTCAAGCCAGAGCCAAATGTACAAAGATTCGTAGAAAATAAAAATAATTTTCTAGCTAAACTGTTGGATGTAGAACTATTTAAAGTTCAAGAAACGATGTCATCCGCAAGAACCAGATTCCAGCCAGAAAAAGTTGCTTCGATTCTATGTTCTTATATCAAGAAAAGCTTAGAAAATAATGTCGATATTGTAATTCTTCAAGGAGGAGCTATCAGAGGTAGTCGTAAATATAAAAAAGGTACATCCTTTACCTACGGCGATTTATTGCAGGAACTACCTTTCGATACAGAAATCGCAGTTATCCAAATACCCGGAGAAGTTTTACAAGATGCTATCAAATTAACGCGCAGCACGCCAGAATCGGAAGCACCAAGATTTTTACACGCAGATTTTGATACAGTTATTGAGGATTATCCTAGTTCGCAAATTGTCAGCATTAACCACACACCTTTCAATCCGCATACATTATACAAGGTGGGCATTTATCAATATTTGCTGACTGGCTTAAACGATATTAATCCATTACTAGACTATATTAATGCTGATGGTAAAGTTCCTTCTTTAGAACAATGTATTCCAGCTAAAAATTTGATTGTAGAAGCTTGTATGAAAGATAACTGGAGAAACTTAATAAACGTTCAAGAATTAAAAAATAATAATGGAGAATTTTCTCAAACAGAATTAGAGCAAGGCATAAAAAAGGTATTTGATTTCTTAGATTGCAATGGTGATGGATATATTTCGCCTTTTGAATTACGTAGAGCTTTGATACAGAAAACGGGGAATCCAAATAATTGCTTGATTGATATGATGTTTCAATCGATTGATATTAATGATGATGGTATGATTTCTATGGAGGAATTAATATCTTTAGTAGTGTAAATGCTGTTATTACTAAATTAGTATCGAAAATTTAGTATTTTATGGTAGATGTCTTATTTCCGATAACAAAGCAGTATCAAAATCTAAGGTTTATGCAGCGTAGGAAGTCGCGTACAAAATAGCGTTTTGTTGTTCAGTTTGAGCTATTTCACAAGCTTTCTTTGCGGCTTGAAGTCGGTTATCCTGCATTTCGATGGTAGCTGCTAAAGTCTCCTGGCTATGCTGAAGCTGAAGTTTCTTTTGAGCAACTATAGACTGTTTGGTTTCAAAGTTTTGCTTTGCTTGCTCTACATCTTCTTTGACTTGCTTTAGTTGCTTTAAAAGATATTTTTTTTCAGGATTGTGTTGACATTCTTTCAGTTTTTTCTTTGCGATAATCATTTTTATATCCCAATCTTCCTTTGCCCCTTTAGCTATCTCTTCTGCTTGATGAACTTTTTTCAGAGCGTCATTTCTAATATTTGTCGCTTTGTTAATCGCTTTCTCAACATCTTTTTTAACAAAATCAAAAACTTTTTTAGTAGCCTTCACTTTGTTCAATGCGTCTGATGCTTGTCTCGCTGCGGCAGATTTTTGAGTAGTTTTTACCAAAAAGTTTAAGTTTGAACGATTCAAACTTGCTTGTGCGGTGTCAGGTGTTACGAATGTACCACTTAAAGCTACGATTCCAGAAACAACTTGCTTTTTGTTCTCAAACATAATTAAAAATCCTTCTTAGATGATACTCAAAGAGTATTTACTTAAGCTCGGAAGATTTATATTCCGTTAAACACATAATATTTCAGTAGTTTTAACAGTGTCCATAGTAACTAAGGTTTTTTGTAGACTCTTTATATTTTCGGACTTAAAAAGGCTATAAAAGCTAATAATTGAATTTACCGAGGGCTGAATACAGACAAAATCTTCGGTAAATGCGTAAACTTAAAAGTTCGTTTACTAAAAGTATTTCTATAACTTTAGATATCTACCAGTATCCACTTAATTAAATCATTAATCCAAGCTACTTTAAATACCAATTGTTGGTAATATTATTGTAATTAAGTTATTTATATTACCAATTTCCGTAAGTGTTACACTTCGTTCCTCAATCCTCTAAATTCTCTTCCTCCGCTTACTCTACCTCCTCTGTGGCTTTTTAAAGAGAGTTTATAAGCCCTCAAAATTAATGTCATTCACCAGCAGTCTGTCTCATTAGTTTTGATGACTTCATTAATATAACCGCAGAGGGCGCAGAGTACGCAGAGGAAAAGAAAAAAAGAGAAGAGTTGAGAAATTTATTTACTTAGTATTTTGGCGACAATTGACACCGTACCACTACTCTTCAACAATCCCTCCGGGGAACAGGAACACCTTGCGGTGAACAGGTGAATACGTTGCTGTCACTCCTAAAAAGCTAATAACCTTACATTTGCGTAAGTCCTAAACAATAGAATAAAAAAATAAAAGCTGTTGAAAACTTGTATATCTTATGATATATTTTATACTACCTTAAAGATAAAAGTTTTGACTTTATAAGAGAAAAACTAAGTATCTTGTTTCAGGGAAAATTCTGTCTTTTCTTCCATAATGAGAAAAGTATAGAGAATGACTGTCACTACATTGCATTCTACAGACAAGTCTTTTCGGTTAATTCTTGTCTACCTACTTATCTCTTGAATAAGCTTGTTAGTGCTTGCTGAAGTATCCTTTCGTTTTTTTTGATTCCTCTGTTTAGACAGCAAAATATCTTCATCTACTTAAAAGATGAAGACAATTTTTTGTGTCGATGTATTAACTTTATTAGCCAATAAATGAGTAAAACCATGAAAACCTACAAGACTATATCTAATAAATTCGGAAAAGTTCGTGATTCTAAAAAAAGTTTATTAGATAAAAACTTGTTGTTTGAGTTTCTCAATGATGAACAATTAGCCAATCGTTATTTTTCTCCTGCTGCTGGGTTTAACAAGTCAGTTAAGTTTTTAGCTCCGCTTATCTCTGATGCTGATGATTTTGATTCGGCGAATTTAAATAATCTAGTTTTAGCATTAGGAAATCAAGAGAAAAATGATAAATATCTGACATTTACCGAGCCTAGCAAGTCAGTTAAATATTCCAATACACTAGTTTTTGGTAGCGATGATTTTAATTCTCAGAATTTCAATCACTTGCTTTTAGGATTTGTAAATCAGAAGGTAAATGATGATTATTTAACTTCTTTACCTCTTAGCGTCTCGAATAGTTCCAACGCTCCAGTTTTAGTTGGGGCTGAAGCTAGTCAGAGTAATCAGAAATTACAAAAGAATGCTGCTGTAAACAATAAAACTCTTGAGAATAACAACGATACGGTTATTAGCAGAACTATTTCTGAGGTATCGAAGAATCCAGAAACACAGTTAGATGAAACCAAAGTTAAGGATAATCTGACTGTTGTTTTTGCGGAGAATCTTGAGATTGACAACAGCAGCGAACTGGAATTACTGGATATTTATGGAATAGTAGATACAGCTTTACAGGATACCTATAACTATCTGGGCAAGTTCCGATTTGATTCTGAGTACAGTCAGAAGTTAAAGACGGCTTTTGGTACTGGTTTTAATCAGAAAGTAGCAGATAATTTATTTGATAAGTTTGCTGATGGGAATTTTACCGATATTCCTACTATTAAGGTTGTTAATCGGAGTGCAATTTATGGGGGGAATGGTGCGTTTTCTGCGGATACTGGATTAGTTTATTTAGCAACTGAATTTCTAGCGGAAAATTCTCAAAATACTGCTAGAGTTACCGACGTATTAATCGAAGAAATCGGTCATTTTGTTGATTCTGAGATTAATGAATTTGATTCTCCCGGTGATGAAGGGGATATTTTTTCGGAATTGGTGCAGGGGAATACTCTAAGTGATGAGGAATTACAGGCTTTAAGGGCAGAGAATGATACGGTTACTGTTGTTCGTAATGGTGAAGAAGTAACTACTATTCCTAATAAATCAAATATTACAATTGAGAATAATAATACTTTAAGAGTCGGAACATGGAATGTTTATCATGGTAATTCTCAAACAGGTAATATTACCATACCAGAACACTTAAAACGTATAAATTATATTTCAAAGTATGGCATTAAGAATAATATAGATTTAATCGTACTTCAGGAAGTTAAAAACTCAACACAACAACCACTGCTAGATGATTTATTAAAATTCAAAAATGGACAAAATCCCCAGAAGTACGACACTCAAGGATTAAGTAAACTAACAGCAGGATATAGTTACGAAATTGTATCAAAGGAATATCCTTCATCTAACCTAACTCCTAATAAGCAGACGACAGATGGATACTTAATTTTGTACAATCCATCAACTATTAATCAAATATCAAATCCACAACACTACCAACCAAACGCTTTCACGAAAAATGGAACACAATACCGCCCACCCATTTACTTTACTGTGAATAAAAATGGGTCTAAGTATAATATTTTGACATGGCATAATGAAACGGAAACTTCTGGCGCAAAAACTACACTACCACAATTAACTAATGTGCTGTCAAATACAAATCAGCAGTTTATTCTCCTTGGTGATTTGAATGTCAAGCCTAATTTTTTAAATCAGCCTAATATACTTCCACAACAAGCAGGTAGACATAATAATCTTAGTTACATTACAACAGATAACGGCGCGGTAGTCGATTTACTACCCAATCCAAATGATCAAACAAAATTAAAAAGTGATTCACATTTTGCCTTGTTCGCTGAGATTCAAAGTGCTACTTCCTCAGCTCAATCTTTCACAAACACTAAAGTGCGTTCTAAAGCTCGGTTGAACGCCGGACCAAATAGAAGTCACAATCCATATAATTACAATAATATTACTTACGAGTATTCAGGTAATCAAGCAGTACCTAGTTGGGAAAATCAATTAATTCAGATAGGTAAAAATGAGCGTTTCTTTACACCACTAAAAACTGTTGATGGTGGTAAAGTAACAGTTCGTAAAGAAACTGTAGATGGAAAAACTAAAGAATTTGTCTACATTGAAAAAAATAGCTCTGGTATAAGTCCAAATGTCTATTCTGCTATTGGTAACAAAACAAGTTCTGCTTTATTTAAAGGAGACGTTAAATTTGATACAGAAACTCTTAAAGGAACGATTACCGAAAATGGTGATAGTGATGATTCTGATGATTCTGGATTCAAATTACTTGGTGGAATAGAAGTTTTTTTTGAAGGCTTATCATTTGATGAAGATGAAAGCGGTAGCCCTCAACTAAGACTACAAGGTTCAATGCTACTACCAGGAGAATTAGTTGGTGGAAACGGTTTAGAAGTAGCAATTAACGGCGAAGATTATATTGGTTTTAGCGATAATGGAGTTAGTATCACGGGGGGTTCGGTAAAACTTCCCGGTGAGAATACCTTAAATATTCTCGGTTTGTTGGAAATTAAAGCTAATGATGCTGAAGTACAATTTGA comes from Rivularia sp. PCC 7116 and encodes:
- a CDS encoding DOPA 4,5-dioxygenase family protein gives rise to the protein MEFQDISLVKGYHAHVYFDDSSCEQAIALCEEAGKQFSVKVGRVHRKPVGPHPSWSCQLAFDVDESAILLSWLALNRRGLTILIHPLTGNDLKDHTDYASWMGNPQVLNLDALR
- a CDS encoding 5'-nucleotidase C-terminal domain-containing protein, which translates into the protein MTDSIYLPRPRAAAGTYLRIVSINDVYKIENYPFVQTIIQSLKQTSEDSIVVSCLNGDFLSPCLLTSLDGGKAMLDVLKVMDIDYVCFGNHEFDVNIDLLQKRLKNCSTKFLNGNIINLPIVDAFGNPLAKYDIIEVGENKVAFAGFCTDNIDIFRPGTNLQIQPVFDALKEIWHECKNQADILIPLTHQNIVADRTLIEQIEQYDDLKGKIPVILGGHEHEVYIEEIAGSRIVKSGQDANNIIVVDIWWSIDGKVNSANYLLPASHVKPEPNVQRFVENKNNFLAKLLDVELFKVQETMSSARTRFQPEKVASILCSYIKKSLENNVDIVILQGGAIRGSRKYKKGTSFTYGDLLQELPFDTEIAVIQIPGEVLQDAIKLTRSTPESEAPRFLHADFDTVIEDYPSSQIVSINHTPFNPHTLYKVGIYQYLLTGLNDINPLLDYINADGKVPSLEQCIPAKNLIVEACMKDNWRNLINVQELKNNNGEFSQTELEQGIKKVFDFLDCNGDGYISPFELRRALIQKTGNPNNCLIDMMFQSIDINDDGMISMEELISLVV